The Micromonospora sp. Llam0 genome includes a window with the following:
- a CDS encoding N-acetylglutaminylglutamine amidotransferase, with protein sequence MCGLAGELRRDGSRADIGAVERMAATMSDRGPDDGGSWSHGSVAFGHRRLKIIDLSAASNQPIVDSAAGLTGVFNGCIYNYRELREQLQARGHTFFSSGDSEVVVKAYAEWGVDFVDHLVGMFAVAITERDSGRLVLARDRLGIKPLYVDERPGVVRFASTLPALLAGGGVDTGIDPVALTHYLSFHSVVPAPRTILDGIRKLPPATVRVYQPDGRVDERRYWDPPFGRDPRRADWSEQDWQDALLESLTTAVQRRMVADVPVGVLLSGGLDSSLVVALLAEQGQRGLATFSIGFDAVGGREGDEFVYSDLVAQRFDTDHHQIRVAARDLVPPLEAAVAAMSEPMVSHDCVAFYLLSQEVAKHLKVVQSGQGADEILGGYHWYPPLARVGRDQALDTYATAFFDRDAAGLAQVLNPEYLTAGDPAREFAAAHLGRAGAQDAVDAGLRIDTTVMLVDDPVKRVDNMTMAHGLEARVPFLDHEFVELAATCPPELKLAQGGKGVLKEIGRRVLPWEVIDRPKGYFPVPGLTHLEGKLLDRVRDALHAPAARRRGLFRDGYVDGLLRDPNAELTPLRGNKLWQLGLLEMWLQNHGID encoded by the coding sequence ATGTGCGGACTTGCGGGTGAGCTGCGCCGCGACGGTTCCCGCGCCGACATCGGCGCGGTGGAGCGGATGGCGGCGACAATGAGTGACCGGGGGCCCGACGACGGGGGTTCCTGGTCACACGGAAGTGTGGCCTTCGGACACCGGCGCCTGAAGATCATTGACCTGTCGGCGGCCAGCAACCAACCGATCGTGGACTCCGCCGCCGGCCTCACCGGCGTCTTCAACGGCTGCATCTACAACTACCGTGAGCTGCGCGAGCAGCTACAGGCACGGGGTCACACGTTCTTCTCGTCGGGCGACAGCGAGGTCGTCGTCAAGGCCTACGCCGAGTGGGGCGTCGACTTCGTCGACCATCTGGTCGGCATGTTCGCCGTCGCGATCACCGAGCGCGACAGCGGCCGGCTGGTCCTGGCCCGCGACCGGCTGGGCATCAAACCGCTGTACGTCGACGAGCGCCCCGGCGTGGTCCGGTTCGCCAGCACCCTGCCGGCGCTACTGGCCGGCGGCGGGGTGGACACCGGCATCGACCCGGTGGCACTCACCCACTATCTCAGCTTCCACAGTGTCGTCCCGGCGCCCCGGACGATCCTCGACGGCATCCGCAAGCTGCCCCCGGCCACCGTGCGGGTCTACCAGCCCGACGGCCGGGTGGACGAGCGCCGCTACTGGGATCCGCCGTTCGGCCGGGACCCGCGCCGCGCCGACTGGTCGGAGCAGGACTGGCAGGACGCGCTGCTCGAATCGTTGACCACCGCGGTGCAGCGCCGGATGGTCGCCGACGTGCCGGTCGGCGTCCTGCTCTCCGGTGGGCTCGACTCCTCGCTGGTCGTGGCGCTGCTGGCCGAGCAGGGTCAGCGTGGTCTGGCCACCTTCTCGATCGGCTTCGACGCGGTCGGTGGACGGGAGGGCGACGAGTTCGTCTACTCCGACCTGGTGGCGCAGCGGTTCGACACCGACCATCATCAGATCCGGGTGGCCGCCCGCGACCTGGTGCCGCCGCTGGAGGCCGCCGTCGCGGCGATGAGCGAACCCATGGTCAGTCACGACTGCGTCGCGTTCTACCTGCTCAGTCAGGAAGTCGCCAAACACCTCAAGGTGGTGCAGTCCGGCCAGGGCGCCGACGAGATCCTCGGCGGGTACCACTGGTACCCACCGCTGGCCCGGGTCGGCCGTGACCAGGCGCTGGACACCTACGCCACGGCCTTCTTCGACCGCGACGCCGCCGGTCTCGCCCAGGTGCTGAACCCGGAGTACCTCACCGCCGGTGATCCCGCACGCGAGTTCGCCGCCGCCCACCTGGGCCGCGCCGGCGCGCAGGACGCGGTCGACGCGGGGCTGCGGATCGACACCACGGTGATGCTCGTGGACGACCCGGTGAAACGGGTCGACAACATGACGATGGCGCACGGCCTGGAGGCCCGCGTCCCCTTCCTCGACCACGAGTTCGTCGAACTCGCCGCCACCTGCCCGCCCGAGCTCAAGTTGGCCCAGGGCGGCAAGGGGGTACTCAAGGAGATCGGCCGTCGGGTGCTGCCCTGGGAGGTGATCGACCGGCCGAAGGGGTACTTCCCCGTACCCGGGCTGACCCATCTGGAAGGCAAGCTGCTCGACCGGGTCCGCGACGCCCTGCACGCGCCGGCGGCCCGGCGGCGCGGGCTGTTCCGCGACGGGTACGTCGACGGGCTGCTGCGTGACCCGAACGCCGAACTCACCCCGCTGCGGGGCAACAAGTTGTGGCAACTCGGACTGCTGGAGATGTGGCTGCAGAACCATGGCATTGACTGA
- the ngg gene encoding N-acetylglutaminylglutamine synthetase: protein MGPGGDPVVPGDPPAKPTDSADVILECGWGRLVFGQTFADPSDVADVLRSEAAGSRDICIYLPDPHVLVSRLPDELFIDPSLTFRLDLTELREPQPPEPGLRIRPLRDDSDADAVNRIYAHNGMVTAPVDILVDNAATERFVHLVAESVTGQVVGTITGIDHVAVFDDPENGSSLWCLTVDPLHAPPGTGQALLLELAGRLADRGRVYVDLSVLAENDGAIRLYERLGFERTPTLCVKRKNPINERLFLASMPDGYDELNPYARIVADEAMRRGIRVEVIDASWGELRLTNGARSIITRESLSELTSAVAMSRCDDKRVTRRVLLDAGLAVPHGRTATGDADDEAFLAKVGEVVVKPARGEQGTGITVGVTDPTALRAAVDLARRNCPQVLIEQRHQGEDLRVLVIDHEVVAAAVRRPAAVTGDGVHTVAELIRRHSRRRAASTGGESKIPLDDLTREVVTEAGHTMDDVLPAGEVLTVRRTANLHTGGTIHDVTDRLHADLAAACVAATRALAIPVAGMDLLVTAPDQPGHVFIEANERPGLANHEPQPTAERFIDLLFPGTSAQQRRWSPPGPGGAPATP, encoded by the coding sequence ATCGGCCCTGGTGGCGACCCGGTCGTCCCGGGCGATCCGCCGGCCAAGCCCACCGACAGCGCCGACGTCATCCTGGAGTGCGGCTGGGGCCGGCTGGTCTTCGGTCAGACGTTCGCCGACCCCTCCGACGTCGCCGACGTGCTGCGTTCGGAAGCCGCCGGGTCCCGCGACATCTGCATCTACCTGCCCGACCCGCACGTGCTGGTGTCGCGGCTGCCGGACGAGTTGTTCATCGACCCGTCGCTGACCTTCCGGCTGGACCTCACCGAGCTACGCGAGCCGCAGCCACCGGAGCCGGGGCTGCGGATCCGGCCGCTACGCGACGATTCCGACGCCGACGCGGTCAACCGGATCTACGCCCACAACGGGATGGTCACCGCCCCGGTCGACATCCTGGTCGACAACGCCGCGACCGAACGTTTCGTGCACCTGGTCGCCGAGTCGGTCACCGGGCAGGTCGTCGGCACCATCACCGGCATCGACCACGTGGCGGTCTTCGACGACCCGGAAAACGGCTCCAGCCTGTGGTGCCTGACCGTCGACCCGTTGCACGCGCCACCCGGCACCGGTCAGGCGCTGCTGCTGGAGCTCGCCGGCCGGCTCGCCGACCGCGGCCGGGTCTACGTCGACCTGTCCGTGCTGGCGGAGAACGACGGCGCGATCCGCCTCTACGAACGGCTCGGATTCGAACGCACGCCGACGCTGTGCGTCAAACGCAAGAACCCGATCAACGAACGGCTCTTCCTGGCCAGCATGCCGGACGGCTACGACGAGCTGAACCCGTACGCCCGGATCGTCGCCGACGAGGCCATGCGCCGCGGCATCCGGGTCGAGGTGATCGACGCGTCCTGGGGCGAGCTGCGGCTGACCAACGGCGCCCGCAGCATCATCACCCGCGAGTCGCTGTCCGAGCTGACCTCCGCGGTGGCGATGAGCCGGTGCGACGACAAGCGGGTGACCCGGCGGGTGCTGCTCGACGCCGGGCTGGCCGTGCCGCACGGCCGCACCGCCACCGGCGACGCCGACGACGAGGCGTTCCTCGCCAAGGTCGGTGAGGTGGTGGTCAAGCCGGCGCGCGGCGAACAGGGCACCGGGATCACCGTCGGCGTCACCGACCCGACCGCCTTGCGGGCCGCCGTCGACCTGGCCCGCAGGAACTGCCCGCAGGTGCTGATCGAACAGCGGCACCAGGGGGAGGACCTGCGGGTCCTGGTGATCGACCACGAGGTGGTGGCCGCGGCGGTCCGCCGCCCGGCGGCGGTCACCGGCGACGGCGTACACACGGTGGCCGAGCTGATCCGGCGGCACAGCCGGCGGCGGGCCGCCTCCACCGGCGGCGAGTCGAAGATCCCGCTGGACGACCTGACCCGGGAGGTGGTCACCGAGGCCGGGCACACGATGGACGACGTGCTGCCGGCCGGCGAGGTGCTGACCGTACGGCGGACCGCGAACCTGCACACCGGCGGGACGATCCACGACGTCACCGACCGGCTGCACGCCGACCTGGCCGCCGCGTGCGTGGCCGCCACCCGGGCACTGGCCATCCCGGTGGCCGGGATGGACCTGCTGGTGACCGCTCCTGATCAGCCCGGCCACGTCTTCATCGAGGCCAACGAACGGCCCGGACTGGCCAACCACGAGCCGCAGCCGACCGCGGAACGCTTCATCGACCTGCTGTTTCCGGGCACCAGCGCGCAGCAGCGGCGGTGGAGCCCGCCCGGTCCCGGCGGGGCGCCGGCAACGCCGTGA
- a CDS encoding osmoprotectant NAGGN system M42 family peptidase, which produces MPADPNPPTPLKLDLDYLQQVMLELLDIPSPSGRTDHVQQYVGERLSALGIPFTVTRRGALSASLCGPRTTGADRAIVVHTDTIGGMVKRLKENGRLELKQIGTHSARFAEGAHVRVYTDSLDRVITGQVLPLKASGHRYNEDVDLQGVGWEQVEVRVDEPVTDIAGLRALGIDVGDFVAMLPAPTITPSGYVKSRHLDDKAGVAAVLTAVKAMVDAGQQPPVTAHLLITCTEEVGHGASHGLDPDVAEIVSVDAAVVAPGQQSREDAATLAMGDGVGPFDYHLTRKLAGLAADHGVYLVRDVFDYYRSDVAAAVEAGAHARVALLGFGVDATHGHERTHLDGLRHLTQLLCLYLQSELVFPEWDAEPDGDLADFPSLAVQPAQEAGPREGPIGVA; this is translated from the coding sequence ATGCCGGCCGACCCGAACCCCCCCACCCCCCTGAAACTTGACCTCGACTACCTGCAGCAGGTGATGCTGGAGCTGCTGGACATCCCCAGCCCGTCCGGCCGCACCGACCACGTGCAGCAGTACGTCGGGGAACGGCTGTCCGCTCTCGGTATCCCGTTCACGGTCACCCGGCGGGGCGCGCTCAGCGCCTCGCTGTGCGGGCCGCGGACCACCGGCGCGGACCGGGCGATCGTGGTGCACACCGACACGATCGGCGGGATGGTCAAACGGTTGAAGGAGAACGGCCGGCTGGAGCTCAAGCAGATCGGCACCCACAGCGCCCGGTTCGCCGAAGGCGCCCACGTGCGGGTCTACACCGACAGCCTGGACCGGGTGATCACCGGCCAGGTGCTGCCGTTGAAGGCCAGCGGCCACCGCTACAACGAGGACGTCGACCTGCAGGGGGTCGGCTGGGAGCAGGTCGAGGTGCGGGTCGACGAGCCGGTCACCGACATCGCCGGGCTCCGCGCACTCGGCATCGACGTCGGCGACTTCGTCGCGATGCTGCCGGCGCCGACGATCACGCCCAGCGGGTACGTCAAGTCCCGGCATCTGGACGACAAGGCGGGGGTGGCGGCGGTGCTGACCGCGGTGAAGGCGATGGTCGACGCCGGCCAGCAGCCACCGGTCACCGCCCACCTGCTGATCACCTGCACCGAGGAGGTCGGGCACGGTGCCAGCCACGGTCTCGACCCGGACGTGGCCGAGATCGTCTCGGTCGACGCCGCGGTGGTGGCCCCCGGCCAGCAGTCCCGGGAGGACGCCGCGACTCTGGCGATGGGCGACGGCGTCGGCCCGTTCGACTACCACCTGACCCGTAAGCTGGCCGGCCTGGCCGCCGATCACGGCGTCTACCTGGTCCGCGACGTGTTCGACTACTACCGGTCGGACGTGGCTGCGGCGGTCGAGGCCGGCGCGCACGCCCGGGTGGCGCTGCTCGGCTTCGGGGTGGACGCCACCCACGGACACGAACGCACCCACCTGGACGGGCTGCGGCACCTCACCCAACTGCTCTGCCTCTACCTGCAGAGTGAGCTGGTGTTCCCGGAGTGGGACGCCGAACCGGACGGCGACCTGGCCGACTTCCCGTCGCTGGCGGTGCAGCCGGCGCAGGAGGCGGGGCCCCGGGAAGGGCCGATCGGCGTGGCCTGA
- a CDS encoding enoyl-CoA hydratase, which yields MQTVSLRTADHPGVRVLTLDDPDRRNAIGAVMKRELAEAVSAVATDRDARVLVVTGAGSAFCSGAHLDEIFGGPIRPVSQTRRDLEDIYRSFLAVRDLDLVTIAAVQGPAVGAGLNLAMCCDQRIAGPRARFGATFTRIGLHPGGGCTFFLVDALGPQRAMQILLDGAMLDAARAHELGLVLDVVDDPLAAALAAAHRYADLDPLLVRHVKQSVRIAASSGLDASVQYEAWAQAASASDPAVLAALLGDRR from the coding sequence GTGCAGACCGTTTCGCTGCGTACCGCCGACCATCCGGGTGTGCGGGTGCTGACTCTCGACGATCCCGACCGGCGCAACGCGATCGGCGCCGTGATGAAGCGGGAACTGGCCGAGGCGGTGTCGGCCGTCGCCACCGACCGCGACGCCCGGGTCCTGGTCGTCACCGGCGCCGGCAGCGCGTTCTGCTCAGGAGCGCACCTCGACGAGATCTTCGGCGGCCCGATCCGGCCGGTCAGCCAGACCCGCCGCGACCTGGAGGACATCTACCGCAGCTTTCTCGCGGTGCGCGACCTGGACCTGGTGACCATCGCCGCGGTGCAGGGACCTGCCGTGGGCGCCGGCCTCAACCTGGCGATGTGCTGCGACCAGCGGATCGCCGGCCCCCGGGCCCGGTTCGGGGCGACGTTCACCCGGATCGGCCTGCACCCCGGCGGCGGCTGCACCTTTTTCCTGGTCGACGCGCTCGGCCCGCAGCGGGCCATGCAGATCCTGCTGGACGGCGCGATGCTCGACGCCGCCCGGGCCCACGAGCTCGGCCTGGTGCTCGACGTGGTCGACGATCCGCTGGCCGCCGCGTTGGCCGCCGCGCACCGCTACGCCGACCTGGACCCGCTGCTGGTGCGGCACGTCAAGCAGAGCGTCCGGATCGCCGCCTCGTCCGGCCTGGACGCCTCAGTACAGTACGAGGCGTGGGCCCAGGCCGCGTCGGCCAGCGATCCGGCGGTGCTGGCCGCCCTGCTCGGCGACCGGCGCTGA
- a CDS encoding acyl-CoA dehydrogenase family protein has translation MSGDEPTDEAMLRQIVAEALTGVATGTLWATARDLGWLAVGVAEQVGGSGGTVRDAAAIVRAAAATAPELALVEAMQASWLLGEAGWLDPDRDEPYAVALPDPAETITLHTGLTGSATGVAGARTASALLVCAVAADDGRPVLARVDPAADGLRVTPGTNLAGEPRDQVTVRGCVPLRVAMTAPHAADVRRRESLLRAAALLGAVERTCQLTVDHVRVRTQFGRPLLAQQAVAHAVATMAGEREQCRAALRGALDAWGGDHAASRVAAARVIFGRAATTVARLAHQLHGAVGITREHPLHRSTGRLLAWRDEPVATRTASHTLGTVVAGGGDLWQWVVTDRIRS, from the coding sequence TTGTCCGGTGACGAACCGACCGACGAGGCGATGCTGCGCCAGATCGTCGCCGAGGCGCTGACCGGCGTCGCGACCGGGACGCTGTGGGCCACCGCGCGGGACCTCGGCTGGCTGGCCGTGGGCGTCGCGGAGCAGGTCGGCGGCTCCGGCGGCACCGTCCGCGACGCGGCCGCGATCGTCCGGGCGGCGGCCGCCACCGCCCCGGAGCTCGCCCTGGTCGAGGCGATGCAGGCGAGCTGGCTGCTCGGCGAGGCCGGCTGGCTCGACCCGGACCGCGACGAGCCGTACGCGGTGGCGCTGCCCGACCCGGCGGAGACGATCACCCTGCACACCGGGCTGACCGGCTCGGCCACCGGCGTGGCGGGGGCGCGGACGGCGTCCGCGCTGCTGGTCTGTGCCGTCGCGGCCGACGACGGCCGGCCGGTGCTGGCCCGGGTCGACCCGGCCGCCGACGGGCTGCGCGTCACCCCGGGGACGAACCTCGCCGGCGAGCCCCGGGACCAAGTCACTGTGCGGGGCTGCGTGCCACTGCGGGTGGCGATGACCGCGCCGCACGCCGCCGACGTGCGGCGCCGGGAGTCGCTGCTGCGGGCCGCCGCGCTGCTCGGCGCCGTCGAACGAACCTGCCAGTTGACCGTCGACCACGTCCGGGTACGCACCCAGTTCGGTCGGCCGTTGCTGGCCCAGCAGGCGGTGGCGCACGCGGTGGCGACCATGGCGGGGGAGCGGGAGCAGTGCCGGGCTGCGCTGCGCGGCGCCTTGGACGCCTGGGGCGGCGACCACGCGGCCAGCCGGGTCGCCGCCGCCCGGGTGATCTTCGGCCGGGCGGCCACCACGGTGGCCCGGCTGGCGCACCAGCTGCACGGCGCGGTGGGCATCACCCGGGAACACCCGCTGCACCGCAGCACCGGCCGGCTGCTCGCCTGGCGCGACGAGCCGGTCGCCACCCGCACGGCGTCCCATACCCTGGGTACGGTGGTCGCCGGCGGCGGCGACCTGTGGCAGTGGGTCGTCACCGACCGGATCAGGAGCTGA
- a CDS encoding acyl-CoA dehydrogenase family protein, whose product MTDDLDELRQQVRDLADRWQAAGRFRPVCDAWLRGHDIEFSKEMARHGWIGITWPREYGGGGRSNLARLVVTEELLRAGAPVAAHWIADRQIGPAILRYGTPQLRREFLPRIAAADVTFCLGMSETEAGSDLAAVRTTATRDGSGWRITGAKVWTSHAHRSSHAYVLARTGGGERRHDGLTEFVVDLAAPGVTVRPIIDLQGEHHFNEMIFDGVPVPDRWVIGEVGRGWRQVTEQLSFERGGLERVMSTYPLLRALARSVADGAEPAAVEAVGELAARLAALRRIAWEIAADLDAGAAPVRRAALLKHLGTTFEREVTETARWVTGARPDPTGDGLPALLAQGILAAPGFSIRGGTTEVLLTLIARGEADLVR is encoded by the coding sequence GTGACCGACGATCTCGACGAACTGCGCCAGCAGGTCCGCGACCTCGCCGACCGCTGGCAGGCGGCCGGCCGGTTCCGGCCGGTCTGTGACGCCTGGCTGCGCGGGCACGACATCGAATTCAGCAAGGAGATGGCCCGCCACGGCTGGATCGGCATCACCTGGCCCCGCGAGTACGGCGGGGGCGGCCGGTCGAACCTGGCCCGGCTGGTGGTCACCGAGGAGTTGCTGCGGGCCGGCGCCCCGGTGGCCGCGCACTGGATCGCCGACCGGCAGATCGGCCCGGCGATCCTGCGGTACGGCACCCCGCAGCTGCGCCGGGAGTTCCTGCCCCGGATCGCCGCCGCCGACGTGACCTTCTGCCTCGGGATGAGCGAGACCGAGGCCGGCTCGGACCTGGCAGCGGTGCGCACCACCGCCACCCGCGACGGGTCCGGCTGGCGGATCACCGGTGCCAAGGTGTGGACCAGCCACGCGCACCGCAGCAGCCACGCCTACGTGCTGGCCCGCACCGGCGGCGGTGAGCGCCGCCACGACGGGCTGACCGAGTTCGTCGTCGACCTGGCCGCCCCGGGCGTCACCGTCCGACCCATCATCGACCTGCAGGGCGAGCACCACTTCAACGAGATGATCTTCGACGGGGTGCCGGTCCCGGACCGCTGGGTGATCGGCGAGGTCGGCCGGGGCTGGCGGCAGGTGACCGAGCAGCTGTCGTTCGAACGCGGCGGACTGGAACGGGTGATGAGCACCTATCCGCTGCTGCGGGCTCTGGCCCGGTCGGTGGCCGACGGAGCCGAGCCGGCCGCGGTCGAGGCGGTCGGCGAGCTCGCCGCCCGGCTGGCGGCGCTGCGCCGGATCGCCTGGGAGATCGCCGCCGACCTGGACGCCGGTGCCGCCCCGGTACGGCGGGCGGCGCTGCTCAAACACCTCGGCACCACGTTCGAGCGGGAAGTGACCGAGACCGCCCGTTGGGTGACCGGTGCCCGGCCGGACCCGACCGGCGACGGCCTGCCCGCACTGCTCGCCCAGGGGATCCTGGCCGCGCCGGGATTCTCCATCCGCGGCGGCACCACCGAGGTGCTGCTGACCTTGATCGCCCGAGGGGAGGCGGACCTTGTCCGGTGA
- a CDS encoding co-chaperone HscB, translated as MSVVDFLVRAAGEFRRGGYVFTGFHWPVLAARLAHQLPGEPFAEVYEAGAVCDRPATTVATSTTDHHAYADAVAWRGTSSDVLLCLAARCDRVVLDAANVDLAGRINASMVGAGDPPQVRLAGGGGAADVAASARELVLLHGGADPTRLAARVQHVTAAPGPAAPVRLHTRWGTLRLGARPRLVELVDTAGTDEFLRRLTDLGVPVDPARPVAPVPPAARRAARRTLAEAADRGYRVARQALAEKTGPGHPATDDGGQP; from the coding sequence GTGAGTGTCGTCGACTTCCTGGTCCGGGCGGCCGGCGAGTTCCGCCGCGGCGGCTACGTGTTCACCGGCTTCCACTGGCCGGTCCTCGCCGCCCGGCTGGCCCACCAGCTGCCCGGGGAACCGTTCGCCGAGGTGTACGAGGCGGGCGCGGTGTGCGACCGCCCGGCCACCACGGTCGCCACCAGCACCACCGACCACCACGCGTACGCTGACGCGGTGGCCTGGCGCGGCACCAGCTCCGACGTGCTGCTCTGCCTGGCCGCCCGGTGCGACCGGGTGGTGCTGGACGCGGCCAACGTGGACCTCGCCGGGCGGATCAACGCGAGCATGGTCGGCGCCGGCGACCCGCCGCAGGTCCGGCTGGCCGGCGGGGGCGGCGCGGCCGACGTCGCCGCCTCGGCCCGCGAACTCGTCCTGCTGCACGGTGGTGCCGACCCGACCCGGCTGGCCGCCCGGGTGCAGCACGTCACCGCCGCCCCCGGGCCGGCCGCGCCGGTGCGGCTGCACACCCGGTGGGGAACGCTGCGCCTCGGCGCCCGACCCCGGCTGGTGGAACTGGTCGACACCGCCGGCACCGACGAGTTCCTGCGCCGGCTGACCGACCTCGGTGTGCCGGTCGACCCGGCCCGGCCGGTGGCACCGGTGCCACCGGCCGCCCGCCGGGCCGCGCGGCGGACCCTGGCCGAGGCGGCCGACCGCGGCTACCGGGTGGCCCGGCAGGCGTTGGCCGAGAAGACCGGACCCGGCCACCCGGCAACCGACGACGGAGGGCAGCCGTGA
- a CDS encoding CoA-transferase produces MTPPADRLRRPTLTLAEAVTRYVADDDCVYLGNFGGQLFSVGHELIRQRRRRLHAVVASGGLLLDQLIGAGVLAAATFGHCWSPVGPDPAWNFRRLVESGDRSVALHEVSLGMLNAALTAAAWRVPFMPVPPTPGTGYIDSGWPGGLLGTADSDFGAATVVRAVTPDVAFVHADLVDERGNSVIRTPLGEVPAASQAARRVVVVAEAAASVEQVRAAGVTLPGLLVTAAVVAPGAVHPDGAPGRYPRDVAAYQAYVAAARSPDGFARWLADEVASAR; encoded by the coding sequence ATGACGCCGCCCGCCGACCGGCTGCGCCGGCCCACCCTCACCCTGGCCGAGGCCGTCACCCGCTACGTCGCCGACGACGACTGCGTCTACCTGGGCAACTTCGGCGGGCAGCTGTTCAGCGTCGGCCACGAACTGATCCGGCAGCGCCGCCGTCGGCTGCACGCGGTCGTCGCCTCCGGCGGCCTGCTGCTCGACCAGCTGATCGGCGCCGGGGTGCTGGCCGCCGCGACGTTCGGGCACTGCTGGAGCCCGGTCGGCCCGGATCCGGCATGGAACTTCCGTCGGCTGGTCGAGTCGGGTGACCGGTCGGTCGCCCTGCACGAGGTCAGCCTTGGCATGCTGAACGCGGCGTTGACCGCCGCCGCCTGGCGGGTGCCGTTCATGCCGGTGCCGCCGACGCCCGGCACCGGGTACATCGACAGCGGCTGGCCGGGCGGGCTGCTCGGCACCGCCGACAGCGACTTCGGCGCGGCCACCGTCGTGCGGGCGGTCACCCCCGACGTCGCGTTCGTGCACGCCGACCTGGTCGACGAGCGCGGCAACTCGGTGATCCGTACCCCGCTCGGCGAGGTCCCCGCCGCCAGCCAGGCGGCGCGGCGGGTCGTCGTGGTCGCCGAGGCCGCCGCCAGCGTCGAACAGGTACGCGCGGCCGGCGTCACTCTGCCCGGTCTGCTGGTGACGGCAGCGGTGGTGGCACCCGGCGCGGTGCACCCGGACGGCGCACCGGGCCGCTACCCGCGCGACGTCGCCGCCTACCAGGCGTACGTGGCGGCGGCCCGCAGCCCCGACGGGTTCGCCCGCTGGCTGGCCGACGAGGTGGCGAGTGCCCGGTGA
- a CDS encoding 3-hydroxyacyl-CoA dehydrogenase NAD-binding domain-containing protein: MATVDELSVVVVGLGPMGRGIARVFAQSGARVTVVDADETRTRDNAEVLRREADRDDRPVPVTATADLAAALDGADLLVEAVVEDLAVKRDLLARVAATGSTGLVVATNTSSLSVAELGRAFGDPTRLVGLHFFNPATRMRLVEVVAGPQTAPQVVDRAQRWVTGLGKTAVRCADTPNFVVNRICRPLYYEAQLLVTQGVPAPVVDAVAQAALGHRMGPLELLDFTGLHTHLASSETALREFGDPRYRPIPLTRALVRAGLTGRGVGRGYYDYAAEPPAAARHRVVRPAPAGSGPVVLTGPAADRLHGVAGLIGDTADTPADAVLLYAAAGDPGRCAAEITDLLAAGRTVVLDSSDAGWLDVAPPGVGWLRLHPTAERVFAEVVHDDVAAICETTAVTAVLAATGASSVRLPALPGLVADRLMYTMANEAVTVVEEGTATAAAVDTALRLGMNHPVGPTEYVDRVGADRVLDGLVALARFTGDPRYRPCPLLRRQAAGTARRRS, from the coding sequence ATGGCGACGGTGGATGAACTGTCGGTGGTGGTCGTCGGGCTCGGACCGATGGGCCGCGGCATCGCCCGGGTGTTCGCCCAGTCGGGGGCCCGGGTCACCGTGGTCGACGCCGACGAGACCCGTACCCGCGACAACGCCGAGGTGCTGCGGCGCGAGGCGGACCGCGACGACCGGCCGGTGCCGGTCACCGCCACCGCCGACCTGGCCGCCGCGCTCGACGGCGCCGACCTGCTCGTCGAGGCCGTCGTGGAGGACCTGGCGGTCAAACGTGACCTGCTCGCCCGGGTCGCCGCCACCGGGTCCACCGGCCTGGTCGTGGCCACCAACACGTCCTCGTTGAGCGTCGCCGAACTCGGCCGGGCCTTCGGCGATCCGACCCGCCTGGTCGGGTTGCACTTCTTCAACCCGGCGACCCGGATGCGGCTGGTCGAGGTGGTCGCCGGTCCGCAGACCGCGCCGCAGGTCGTCGACCGGGCGCAGCGGTGGGTCACTGGGCTGGGCAAGACCGCGGTGCGCTGCGCCGACACCCCCAACTTCGTGGTGAACCGGATCTGCCGGCCGCTGTACTACGAAGCCCAACTGCTGGTCACCCAGGGCGTTCCGGCCCCGGTGGTGGACGCGGTGGCGCAGGCCGCGCTCGGCCACCGGATGGGTCCGCTGGAACTGCTCGACTTCACCGGGCTGCACACCCACCTGGCCTCCTCGGAGACCGCGCTGCGCGAGTTCGGCGACCCGCGTTACCGGCCGATCCCGCTGACCCGGGCACTGGTGCGGGCCGGGCTCACCGGCCGCGGCGTCGGCCGCGGCTACTACGACTACGCGGCCGAACCACCGGCCGCCGCGCGGCACCGGGTCGTCCGGCCGGCACCGGCCGGCAGCGGCCCGGTGGTGCTCACCGGGCCGGCGGCCGACCGGCTGCACGGCGTCGCCGGCCTGATCGGTGACACCGCCGACACACCCGCCGACGCGGTCCTGCTGTACGCCGCCGCCGGTGACCCAGGGCGGTGCGCCGCCGAGATCACCGACCTGCTGGCCGCCGGCCGGACCGTCGTGCTGGACAGCTCCGACGCCGGCTGGCTCGACGTCGCGCCGCCCGGGGTAGGCTGGCTGCGGCTGCACCCCACCGCCGAACGGGTCTTCGCCGAAGTGGTCCACGACGACGTCGCCGCGATCTGCGAGACGACGGCGGTCACCGCCGTGCTGGCCGCCACCGGTGCCTCCTCGGTCCGGCTGCCGGCGCTGCCCGGACTGGTCGCCGACCGGCTGATGTACACCATGGCGAACGAGGCCGTCACGGTGGTCGAGGAGGGCACCGCGACCGCGGCGGCGGTGGACACCGCGCTGCGACTCGGGATGAACCATCCGGTCGGACCGACGGAGTACGTCGACCGGGTCGGCGCCGACCGGGTGCTCGACGGACTCGTCGCGCTCGCCCGGTTCACCGGCGATCCCCGGTACCGGCCGTGCCCGCTGCTGCGTCGACAGGCGGCCGGCACCGCCCGCCGCCGGTCATGA